Proteins found in one Miscanthus floridulus cultivar M001 chromosome 4, ASM1932011v1, whole genome shotgun sequence genomic segment:
- the LOC136551502 gene encoding uncharacterized protein: MSNLDSTTSPAAAAAAAEMGTAERDSTTASVSALNGTQKCKKKKKTKKKKIKTQEQQEPPDLDSTAAAEAEGQVEAKRNEVEEQEATDATASAMEGTPKCNEEDAKVKVSLMPEKEANTTVVSVSESTPKRKKRRKKKNKMQGQLDSAKASPSVVAMDITVANKSENGCTDVVGASGHADVNMDPINGDDPSSAQSKANDADVLLKNKDGNKENKNCAENSGLLQESSAGRKRQRGKRKWASAKGGQGFSSDNGGVVAKHSLHSSANHGLSCICASCLVETHEEKIQNIYSPRGSLVRFQRKKLLILDLNGLLADINQDYHNAHLAHAKVRTKLVFRRPYCDDFLRFCFQNFELGIWSSRKWENVKSVVDILMKDLKQYLLFCWDMSYCTVTGCKTIDNKDKPLVLKELKKVWNKDEPNLPWEQGEFSPSNTLLVDDSPYKALCNLPNTAIFPEPYSYLNQRDDYSLGPGGDLRVYLQRIAAADNVQNFVRDNPFGQKSITESDPNWNFYVKIVDKMEKNIVDKVEKKVVDKAKKEMVDKVERSLG, from the exons ATGTCAAATCTCGATTCCACGACTTCGCcggctgcagcggcggcggcggcggagatggGGACGGCGGAGCGGGACTCTACCACCGCTTCTGTTTCAG CTTTGAATGGGACACAGAaatgcaagaagaagaagaagacaaagaagaagaagataaagACTCAGGAGCAACAGGAGCCGCCTGATTTGGATTCCACAGCAGCAGCAGAGGCGGAGGGACAAGTAGAGGCAAAGCGAAACGAGGtggaggagcaggaggccacCGATGCTACTGCTTCTG CGATGGAGGGGACACCAAAATGTAATGAGGAGGATGCCAAGGTGAAGGTCAGTCTGATGCCTGAGAAGGAAGCCAACACCACTGTTGTTTCAG TTTCGGAGAGTACACCAAAACGTAAGAAGAGgaggaaaaagaagaacaagatgcAGGGGCAACTAGATTCCGCAAAGGCATCACCTAGTGTTGTTGCCATGGATATAACTGTGGCCAATAAATCTGAAAATGGTTGCACAGATGTCGTAGGGGCATCAGGACATGCTGATGTTAATATGGATCCCATAAATGGTGATGATCCAAGTAGTGCTCAGTCAAAGGCAAATGATGCTGATGTTTTACTGAAGAATAAGGATGGAAACAAGGAAAATAAGAATTGTGCTGAGAACAGCGGCTTGTTGCAGGAGAGCTCTGCAGGAAGAAAAAGACAGAGGGGAAAAAGAAAGTGGGCTTCAGCCAAGGGAGGACAAGGCTTCTCTTCTGATAATGGTGGCGTGGTTGCTAAGCATAGCCTGCATTCTTCAGCAAATCATGGTCTTAGCTGCATATGTGCTTCATGTTTAGTTGAGACACATGAAGAGAAGATCCAAAATATCTACTCACCAAGAGGATCGCTGGTAAGGTTTCAAAGGAAGAAACTTCTGATCTTGGACCTTAATGGTCTGCTAGCAGATATAAATCAAGATTACCATAATGCACACTTGGCACATGCAAAGGTTCGAACCAAATTAG TTTTCAGAAGACCGTACTGTGATGATTTTCTGAGATTCTGCTTCCAGAATTTTGAGCTAGGAATATGGTCATCAAGGAAATG GGAAAATGTCAAATCGGTTGTTGATATCCTTATGAAGGATCTGAAGCAATACCTACTATTTTGTTGG GACATGTCTTACTGCACTGTTACGGGGTGCAAAACAATTGACAACAAGGACAAACCGTTAGTGCTGAAGGAACTAAAAAAGGTTTGGAATAAGGATGAGCCAAATCTCCCATGGGAGCAGGGAGAGTTTTCACCTTCAAATACATTACTGGTGGATGATTCGCCCTACAAGGCTTTGTGCAACCTG CCAAACACTGCAATCTTCCCTGAACCCTACAGTTACCTGAACCAGAGGGATGATTATTCCTTGG GACCTGGTGGAGACCTTCGGGTTTATCTGCAGAGAATTGCTGCTGCAGACAATGTTCAAAATTTTGTTCGGGATAATCCATTTGGTCAGAAGTCCATCACAGAGAGTGATCCAAACTGGAATTTCTATGTGAAAATAGTTGATAAGATGGAGAAGAACATAGTTGATAAAGTGGAAAAGAAAGTAGTTGATAAAGCGAAAAAGGAAATGGTTGATAAAGTGGAGAGGTCCTTAGGTTAA